The stretch of DNA CTCGAACCTCCTACACCTCCACTCCTCAGTAACCTCTGGAGTGTAGAAACGCGCCAGGTATTCGAACCTCTCTATATAAGCCGCCACGGTCATAGTCCCCTGCTGAAGAGTAAGGAACTCTGCCTCCCGTTCGTGCCTCGCACTGTCGAGAAAGtacttctccaggaacctcgtcctgaagACAGTCCACGTCACCTGCTCCCCACGGGTCTGCATCAACTGctgcatcccctgccaccaataCTCTGCGTCTGCCACCAGAAGAAACGTGACAAACAACAGCCTCTGCTCATCTGTGCATCCCAGCACTCTACAGATCTTCTCACACTCCCGCATCCAAGCATCTGCCTCGTCAGGAGTGGCTTTGCCAGAGAACTTGGCCGGCCGGTGTTTCATGAAATCTTCCATAGCTACTGGCCGGGTAGGTGCCACTACAGCTCTGGGTGGCGCCGCTATGGGCTGCATCGCGTCCACCATACGATGGATCGCTTGAGCTATGTCATCAGCTCCAGCGGTgttcctcctcctcctgttaGCCATAGCTCATGCACGCCACATATTATAGCTGGTTCACACACACAGCCCATATTAGGATTTCATAtccaaaaataaactaataacacAGCAATTAGTTACACAAACGTAACGCGGTAtgctcactccccatagaccccaaaatcattttgaaaaccattgctctgataccaaatgtaacatcccgtcaggatattactaatttataaataaataattggaaTAATTAAGACAACatgtttaataatacctcattttccccaaaacgcgggaaaatttaaaactttattaattgcTGATAAAAACTTAGAACGTccatcacataattaaaatccaatGTTATTAAGTCACCCATCCGGGTTTACAAATATTTCCAAAACAAGTAATACAAGTAAAAAGTCTCCCCAActcaatcccctctccgcgccTAAGCTGCACCTAAGCCACCTACATCACcagcatctgctcccgtgtaccgcgtacacgatcatcgccacacacacacagatagggtgagcttagcagataaaacacatatatattcgaagctataaacatatatatatatatatatatatatatatatatatatataaatcagtatacatacacataacatcacttaaatttaactttccacattgccctatatttttttattccctCGATTCAATCTCCAATacgtttattcgtgttctacctcgTCTGctaattacttcaaggtgacttgctgccatacctatcggccgcaactgatagagcacgtacgggaatacatgctacggatcatacaccgcaacgccaggtagagttcccacatACAAACAaagtccgtatcgtcccaagactaccaaactcgtcagccaacaactgaggagggcaatctatctggacccatccgtactggccacaaccagcacactcataccggccacactcgccaacccgagccacaactcaaggttcctcgtgttcgtccgccatcccgagccacaactcaagagatgctattccgagcaacaactcaaggaataccacgtgcttaacccctatcccgagccacaactcaagggatacgttccgagccacaactcaaggaactccaaCAACCTCACCTCTAAAGCACTACCAGAagccttgtagaacaccctatgaagtccaacaactaggacttacagcagctaaaccgcctggcgggagacacgtaccgctaggcgccacagcttccagaccgcttggaagctatgatgagtcgaaccttggctcacattcaataattaacttttggggaatttaatattatttttgcgcttacaaatttgatattagttgcatcaaatttattattagatattcttgagtttaataatgcaagtgtaatttaatttaggtccttaagggtgtaaataatgaatcttttaattcataaattaagtcccaaaataggaattttggagagaaatagttcaggtactaaatgcacccccaattctcatgtttacacccctttttcgAAATGGaatatctattattaaaataaaatatttctagagctagctgcaccccctgttttcaggtttacacccccttctgtaatttaactttaaatttctgCTTTGCACCCCTCCTTTTTACTAAGCTGCACCCTTAATGTTACTTAAGATCTAATCCATCAGATTTCGccacgtggcaatcctccacttactaaattaaccattcacagtttgccacatcatcaatctTCCATTAACTCACATCACTAATCGAAACATGCCACatcatcactctctctctctccttcaaacaaccaaaaccctaaccctaactctTTCTCTCCTTCCATCTCCATTCCATTAAGCAGCCGCCACCTTCATTGCCGCCATGACCTCGTCCGACCACCGCAGCTCACGCCGGAATGCAGCCAACCGCTGCACTCCCGCCGGACTGCTGCCCCCACCGTCGCGCTCCAACATCTCGAACCTGCCACTCCCGCGCCGCCATGACTCCAGCCGCAACGTCGTCTTCCTCGTGTCTCCATCGCACCTCCATCTTCTGCAACTCTCGGCCACCATCACGACACCATCGCGCCACCATCGCGCCTTCATTGCTGCACCATACTCGAGGTCCTCCATGCTTCCTCGCGTCAGAACAACGTGCTCCTTCATTCACGTCGTCGGCAACCACCATTGTTGCAGCACTAGCGAGTCCTGCAGCAGCAAACGTGAGCTCCGCTACATCATTCTCGCGCCACCATCAAAGCTATGGAAACCACCACGAGTTCGCCATGGAAGCCACCGCGAGTTTGCGCCTGCACCTGCGCCCTCGTCGCGCTCACGTAAGAACTGTGTCGACCCCGTTCACTCCCGCGCCGTTGTCGACAGCATCGCTTCCATGGCAGCCACCACATCGCACTCGAGCCTCCTGCTTCCTCCACCATCCAGCCCCACCGTGACGCCACTTCCCCCCCCCCCCTTGACAGTCGCAGACCCCACAACACCTTCGCGACAATTTCGCAGCCACCGCGACAACCACCATAATCTCGCCTGAACCACTCACGGCAGCCAAACCCTAATAGGGAGAGAGACTtccctgacacgtggcagtctctCAATGGGCTGTCAAAAGTCAAGActggtcaaccagtcaactctGGGCAAGGATTTGGTCAACAGTGgtcaaattatctattttaggCTATATCTGGCAGGTGGTTCCTCTATAGGAACCCTAAATTGGCCTAGGAAGGAAAAGATAGTCTGGCGGCAGTTCACCACCAACCAGACtaattctggaaaatttcccAGAATTACaatctttaaaaatgaaatatacaaATCCTACATAATCATACCAAATTCAGCATaccaatcaaaattaaattaatcagcGCATGAATTaccctatttagcatgccattcaaattaaaaataaagttaacgcgtaaaagctcccctaacctggttccttagcttaaattagaacaattgatgaagctctcccttgatcaccaatggccaccCTTGGTTTCCCTCAATTCTACCTTCAACTCCCTCACGTCAGCCCCTCTCACTCACCCTTGCCTCTGTTTTTCTAAGTCTAGGTTCAGCCTTGCCAAAACCTTGCCTAAACtccaactttttccttttaaactagtactttaggttacttaaaaatattaaaacgaatttaatttcatttaccttttaataaCCCTCCATCTCTCATCATGAATGGGAATGCAACCCCCCCTTGGCCGTACTGCTTCCCATTGCCTCTGTTAACCTTTCCCATTTCCCTCTAAAGTCaccattagcaaaataaaaacaagcataATTTCCATTTAGCCTTtctaaggtttgaacccatgacccctttgttaccactcaagtgcataaccatttcaaccaatcatgtttcatgctaaccttcacaattcaagtatcataacatacaagaacatgttttcataaatttaaataacaaaaccataacatcaaaagttagcatacataggactcgaacccaagtcctctcgaacaatcaaagtgctctcaaccatatgagctagcactcttccacgtcataccaaccataatttaatgtcataattattacccctcccgtatttattaattaattatttatttaattaattaaattctacgggtcttacagcgcatggtgattggggagcataaatgatgtggaagagagagtaaagcaaaggcataaagcataaagtaaaaggcatgaagcaagtgtacctatgtacctttggtctcctttgtttttagcactctttggccactttttggagacatatgagacacattctttgtctccttttgtgctagaacgaaattagctttgcacacaccatagctagctcttttgtctctcattttttgtaaccttatttgacctagtttctagaagctagggtttggtttttgtagagacatccttaggtatcttttatttgcttagaggcccctaaactcttctatataaggggtgctcctagacatgtaaaagggttgaacattttgaagtaaaaacactcttgtgtctcaaccatttgtgagagtttcctccctagggagtgaatacttttaagccttatcttgcatagcaatggcggcacacatccactcatcttcaaggttgtcatggcttctagcctagccttgtagtggcgtgcttctcacatttttaccatttcttccctttccattttatgttttcttcttcctttaattgttcttggtattctatgatttatgtgctttccattgccttttcattttgaatcaatccatcatctttttcttttgagctttgtgaaaggaaccttcacatctagatagcttgctatcttaatgtccagtggggatttcactcagctttcttaatcaactcacaccatattcaataatcttaaaaaggaacaagataatccttcatcatacacccatttgacaccaaattttttttactcccatttgacacctaaaatatctTTACacctatttataatatatttactcccatttgacacctaaaatatatttacgaccatcaccacaaccaccaccaccaccaccacgacaaccaccaccacgacaACCATTACTAACTCGGGCACAACCCCGACCACCACCACGACAACCACCACAACccaaaccaccaccaccaccaccaccaccaccaccatcattaTGACccccaccactaccaccacgacAACCACCACCAACTCGGGCacaaccacgaccaccaccacaacaaccACCATCAACAAAAACACCACAACAATGGTCGCCATCACTGCTagcaccacgaccaccaccaccactacaaccaccaccaccaccaccaccacgacggccaccaacaccaccaccaccaccaccacccaaccaccaccaccaccacaaccacaaccatcaccaccaccatcaccacgaCCACTACCATGGCCAgcagcaccaccaccaccacggctACCAGCATGGCCACCACCAGGGCaatcaccactaccaccaccaccaccaccccgaccaccaccaccacaaccatcacCATTACGACCAGCAACACTACCACCCccacgaccacgaccaccagggcaccaccaccaccaccacgccaaccaccaccaccaccaccaccaccaccactaccaccctaaccaccaccaccaccacaaccatcaTCACTACCACTACCACGGCCACCACCATGGCAACCAATAGggccatcaccaccaccactactacCACCACTGCGACTACCACCACGAGCATCGAAACCACTATCACGACCACCATcacatccaccaccaccacaaccgcgaccaccaacaccaccaacACCATGGCCAGGAACCCCACCataaccaccatcaccaccaccacgactACCAACACTACAAATTTGACAACCATACTGACAACGACCGCCACCaccatcacaaccaccaccaccaccaccacaaccccagaacaaccaccaccactaccacaaccacaaccaccaccatagccaccacccccaccaccaccataGCCACTACCACAACAAcgaccaacaccaccaccaccatcacaaccaccacaaccactaccaccacgaccaccaccacaacgacgaccaccaccacaacgacaacgacgaccaccaccaccacgtcGAAAGACCACCACCACGATGGAGGagcctcatcaagtggtattcaGAACCACTCGATTCTCAAATATCGTGAAAGCTAAGTATTCGAGCATTATCTCTACTGTTTTTCTCTTTATATGTTCGATTTTGTCTTGTTCTATATTCATTTGAGTCATTTTTGCTTCTCTGGTGTTGATTTTGTGCTCTTGATATGTTTTCCTTGctgaaattgattcaaattTTGTTGATCTAATTTTCTGAATCAATACCGTGATTCATTGTCATAGCTCTCTGAATCTGCTGCTCAAATGCATGtcttaggtttgatttcattttttttactttggtttaaaattttatgatctCTGTTTTGTCTTGGGAagtgtttaatttgttttatatgttattgATTCCATAGATGTGTGCCTACAATGTGTTTTGTTCACTATTTCGCATCTCATTCAGTTCCTGTTTGGTGTTTGACTCATTAGTTTCTGTTCTGGTATGTGTTATGGAGTTCTAATATTGTTAGTAGATCAATGGAAATATTCTACAGTGCTTCATTTTTTCACTACTCGTGTTTAATTTCTACTTAAAGTGCTCTTGTTTCAATTTGTGTGCATCTATCTTTGCATTTCACTTTGAATCTATTGCTTTACTGAAATTGAAACTATTAGCCAAGTTGTGACTGAAGCCTTTCATGCGCATTCCATCACATTGTACTCTAATTCATATCAGAATCTATGTGTGGAAATGCAAGCTTGGTCCGTGAAAGCATAGGTATTATAAGTACCTTGTTTACTACAGTCTTCTATTCCTTCACAGATGATTAAATCTTGGTTTTGTGCTCAAATATTGTTGATGGACTAGtatatttgtttaagtttgAGTGTTGTATCAATATATTTGAGCATTCACGGGTTTCATGTTCTTTCTGCAATTTAGATTTGCTTTGATCAATTCATATCCAGATTTTGGACATCTTGCTTGGTCGTTGGAATCTGAATGGAAACTGCATTTGCTTTACTTGTGTGTCTACTTAATCACATGTTATTGTTTCTGTGGTTAGCTTAGTTATTTGTCTTGAATGT from Vigna unguiculata cultivar IT97K-499-35 unplaced genomic scaffold, ASM411807v1 contig_496, whole genome shotgun sequence encodes:
- the LOC114172204 gene encoding glycine-rich cell wall structural protein 2-like; translated protein: MVMVVVVVVVVVVVVIALVVAMLVAVVVLVVLAMVVVMVVVMYGCQICSVGSRGGGDGGYGGVPGHGVGGVGGRGCGGGGCDGGRDSGFDARGGSRSGGSSGGGDGPIGCHGGGRGSGSDDGCGGGGG